One part of the Olleya sp. YS genome encodes these proteins:
- a CDS encoding proline dehydrogenase family protein yields MSQEKIFDNTEIAFALKSKKELQKTRFLFKMMSNPWLVKIGSWLTRTSLNLGLPVKGLIKKTIFNQFCGGETEQECLPVIHKLNAVGVSSIMDYSVEGKESEVDFDAAAKKKIELVAFAKANKEIPIVAMKPTALGRFALWQKVSEKKPLTQTEEQEWQRIVNRFDSICKATYDAELRVLIDAEESWMQDAADNLVELMMERYNTNRMTVYNTLQCYRWDRLDYLKGIHQRAKDKGFMCGMKIVRGAYMEKERERAEEKGYKSPICTTKEETDYTFNEALKYILNNKQDFSVFVGTHNEASSYLAMDIMGDKNIDSNDNTVWFGQLYGMSDHISFNLSQHGYNTAKLIPFGPVKEVIPYLIRRAEENTSVAGQTGRELTLLNKEMKRRNA; encoded by the coding sequence ATGAGTCAAGAAAAAATTTTTGATAATACCGAAATTGCTTTCGCTTTAAAATCTAAAAAAGAACTTCAAAAAACACGTTTCCTCTTTAAAATGATGTCCAATCCATGGTTAGTAAAAATTGGATCTTGGTTAACTAGAACATCTTTAAATTTAGGATTACCTGTAAAAGGCCTAATTAAAAAAACCATATTTAATCAGTTTTGTGGCGGAGAAACAGAGCAAGAGTGTCTTCCTGTTATTCATAAACTTAATGCAGTGGGTGTATCCTCAATCATGGATTATTCTGTTGAAGGCAAGGAGAGTGAGGTCGATTTTGATGCTGCAGCCAAAAAGAAAATAGAGTTAGTAGCTTTTGCAAAAGCTAATAAAGAAATCCCTATTGTAGCTATGAAGCCTACAGCTTTAGGGCGTTTTGCTTTATGGCAAAAGGTATCTGAAAAGAAACCGCTAACCCAAACTGAAGAACAAGAATGGCAACGTATTGTTAATCGATTTGATAGTATATGTAAAGCAACCTATGATGCAGAATTACGTGTGCTTATTGATGCTGAAGAAAGTTGGATGCAAGATGCAGCAGATAATCTGGTTGAGCTCATGATGGAACGTTACAATACAAACCGTATGACGGTTTATAACACATTACAGTGTTATAGATGGGACCGATTAGATTATTTAAAAGGGATTCATCAACGCGCTAAGGATAAAGGATTTATGTGTGGAATGAAAATAGTAAGAGGTGCTTATATGGAAAAGGAAAGAGAACGAGCAGAAGAGAAAGGATACAAGTCTCCAATATGTACTACAAAAGAAGAAACCGATTATACATTTAACGAAGCCCTAAAATATATTTTAAATAACAAACAAGATTTTTCTGTGTTTGTAGGAACACATAACGAAGCTAGCTCGTATTTAGCTATGGACATTATGGGTGATAAAAATATAGATAGTAATGATAATACAGTTTGGTTTGGTCAGTTATATGGTATGAGTGATCATATTAGTTTTAACCTCTCACAACATGGTTATAATACTGCAAAATTAATTCCGTTTGGACCTGTTAAAGAGGTGATTCCATATCTAATCCGACGTGCAGAAGAAAACACAAGTGTAGCAGGACAAACAGGTAGAGAATTAACCCTATTAAATAAAGAAATGAAGCGCAGAAACGCTTAA
- the aroB gene encoding 3-dehydroquinate synthase has product MTSISTQDYIIHFNPNCYSALNNYIKNNTISNIFILVDSNTSTHCLPVLLSQLETELTIEVIEIEAGEQHKTIDTCLGVWETLSELRADRKTLLINLGGGVVTDLGGFVACTYQRGIQFINIPTTLLSMVDASIGGKNGVDLGSIKNQIGIIKTPNMVLVDTNYLSTLSAREMRSGLSEMLKHGLIYDESYYKKLTELSDLTIDDLDQLIYDSIQIKKAIVEQDPTEQNLRKSLNFGHTLGHAIESYYLNHDTKALLHGEAIAIGMILESYLSAELLGLSIDTLQQIKTNTIKVFGQTNIPETDYAAIIDLMKFDKKNEKGTINFALIESIGKPKINCVASNALIINSFKFYNE; this is encoded by the coding sequence ATGACTTCAATTTCTACTCAGGATTATATCATTCATTTTAACCCAAATTGCTATTCTGCTTTAAATAATTACATTAAAAATAATACTATTTCTAATATTTTTATTTTGGTGGATTCCAATACGTCAACCCACTGTTTACCAGTATTGTTAAGTCAATTAGAAACTGAATTAACTATTGAAGTCATTGAGATTGAAGCAGGTGAGCAACATAAGACAATAGACACCTGTTTGGGTGTTTGGGAAACATTATCTGAGTTACGAGCAGACCGCAAAACATTATTGATTAATTTAGGCGGTGGAGTTGTAACGGATTTAGGCGGATTTGTGGCTTGTACCTACCAAAGAGGGATTCAATTTATAAACATTCCTACCACATTATTATCTATGGTGGACGCGTCTATTGGTGGTAAAAATGGTGTAGATTTAGGTTCTATAAAAAATCAAATTGGAATTATTAAAACTCCAAATATGGTGTTAGTGGATACCAACTACTTGTCGACATTGTCTGCAAGAGAAATGCGCTCTGGACTATCTGAAATGCTTAAACATGGGTTGATTTATGATGAGTCCTACTACAAAAAATTAACCGAATTATCTGATTTGACTATAGACGATTTAGATCAATTAATTTATGATTCTATACAAATTAAAAAAGCAATTGTAGAACAAGATCCAACAGAGCAAAATCTAAGAAAATCCTTAAATTTTGGTCACACGCTTGGTCACGCAATAGAGTCTTACTATTTAAATCATGACACTAAAGCCTTATTACATGGTGAAGCCATAGCGATTGGAATGATACTTGAAAGTTATTTATCTGCTGAACTTTTAGGTTTATCAATTGATACATTACAGCAAATCAAAACGAATACAATTAAAGTATTTGGTCAAACTAATATTCCTGAAACAGACTATGCAGCTATTATAGACTTAATGAAATTTGATAAGAAAAATGAAAAAGGAACCATTAATTTTGCACTAATAGAATCTATTGGAAAACCTAAGATAAATTGTGTTGCCTCCAATGCGTTGATAATCAATTCTTTTAAATTTTATAACGAATAA
- a CDS encoding DinB family protein produces MTVSDLQPSEFLPYFKSYIDQAKGIELLPGLDSEFNKAYQFFNSIPEDKLDFRYAEGKWSIKEIINHLIDTERIFCYRALRFARQDKTALSGFNENDFVDFSNAKDRTIDSLLDEYKAVRQATITMFKSFTNQSLMYKGIAGAGEVSVRALGFLIIGHEKHHIDVIKQRYL; encoded by the coding sequence ATGACAGTTTCAGATTTACAGCCAAGCGAATTTTTACCGTATTTTAAAAGTTACATAGATCAAGCAAAAGGTATAGAGTTACTTCCAGGCTTAGACTCTGAATTTAATAAGGCTTACCAGTTTTTTAATTCTATTCCAGAGGATAAATTAGACTTTAGATATGCAGAGGGTAAGTGGAGCATAAAAGAAATTATTAATCATTTAATAGATACTGAGCGTATATTTTGTTATCGTGCATTACGCTTTGCAAGGCAAGATAAAACTGCTTTATCAGGCTTTAATGAAAACGATTTTGTAGATTTTAGTAATGCAAAAGATAGAACAATAGATAGTTTATTGGATGAATATAAAGCAGTAAGACAAGCAACCATAACTATGTTTAAAAGTTTTACTAACCAAAGTTTGATGTATAAAGGTATTGCTGGTGCAGGAGAAGTTTCTGTTAGGGCTTTAGGCTTTTTAATAATAGGTCATGAAAAACATCATATAGATGTTATCAAACAACGCTATTTGTAA
- a CDS encoding winged helix-turn-helix transcriptional regulator, producing MAKFKLDEIDHQILDMLIENTRVPFTDIAKKLLISAGTVHVRVKKMEDAGIIKGSSLTLDYKKLGYSFIAYVGVFLQNTSRTAFVLERINEIPYVTVAHVTTGKFNVFCKIRARNTEHAKDVIFMLDDIEGVYRTETMISLEESINDKKRLMHSIFNDL from the coding sequence ATGGCAAAGTTTAAATTAGACGAAATTGATCACCAAATTCTGGATATGTTAATTGAGAACACACGTGTTCCGTTTACAGATATAGCAAAAAAATTATTAATTTCTGCTGGTACTGTTCACGTTAGAGTTAAGAAAATGGAAGATGCAGGCATTATTAAAGGGTCTTCTTTAACGTTAGATTATAAAAAACTAGGGTATTCTTTTATAGCCTATGTTGGTGTTTTTTTACAAAATACATCTAGAACAGCTTTTGTACTAGAACGTATCAATGAAATTCCTTACGTTACCGTAGCACATGTAACTACTGGAAAATTTAATGTGTTTTGTAAAATACGAGCTAGAAATACTGAGCATGCAAAGGATGTAATTTTTATGTTAGATGATATTGAAGGTGTGTATAGAACAGAAACTATGATATCTCTAGAAGAAAGTATTAATGATAAAAAACGCTTGATGCATAGCATTTTCAACGATTTATAG
- a CDS encoding M14 family zinc carboxypeptidase yields MNHKTIKYLFNTYKEDALFGRYIRLEDINPLIKNLPSKFNIDCIGQSVLNQDIYSITFGLGHKKILMWSQMHGNESTTTKAIFDVLKTFKNNQFESILKACTIKIIPMLNPDGAEVYTRLNANLVDLNRDAQDLSQPESKVLRSYFEEFKPDFCFNLHGQRTMYSVGNTNHTATLSFLSPAEDKQRHITETRKKAMEVIVHINNALQNSLPNQTARYDDSFNANCVGDTFQALQVPTVLFEAGHYKNDYIREQVRGFVFEALLEAIQYIAKNDITGEKYQDYLKIPENGKRFYDVIIRNGQFGDRFLDVGINYQEQLIEKNVKFIPEVMIIEDLSKFYGHKELNANGSEIFTSKNQPIQVGYSNDFVTVNNVKLSLNL; encoded by the coding sequence ATGAATCATAAAACAATTAAATACTTATTTAATACCTATAAAGAAGACGCTCTTTTTGGTCGTTATATTAGATTAGAAGATATCAATCCTTTAATTAAAAATTTGCCATCAAAATTTAATATTGACTGTATTGGTCAATCTGTTTTAAATCAAGACATATATTCTATTACATTTGGATTAGGACACAAAAAAATATTAATGTGGTCTCAAATGCATGGAAATGAGTCTACAACCACTAAAGCTATTTTTGATGTATTAAAAACCTTTAAAAACAATCAATTTGAATCTATTTTAAAGGCTTGTACTATAAAAATTATTCCTATGCTTAATCCTGATGGTGCAGAAGTTTATACTAGATTAAATGCTAATTTGGTTGATTTAAATAGAGATGCTCAGGATTTAAGCCAGCCAGAAAGCAAGGTGCTACGATCTTATTTTGAAGAATTTAAACCAGATTTTTGCTTTAATTTGCATGGCCAACGTACTATGTACAGTGTTGGTAATACCAATCATACTGCAACTTTATCTTTTTTGTCTCCTGCAGAAGACAAGCAAAGACATATTACAGAAACTAGAAAAAAAGCTATGGAAGTTATAGTGCACATTAATAATGCGCTTCAAAATAGCTTACCTAATCAAACAGCACGTTATGACGATAGTTTTAATGCTAATTGTGTTGGTGATACATTTCAAGCTCTGCAAGTACCGACTGTTTTATTTGAAGCTGGACATTATAAAAATGACTACATAAGAGAGCAGGTTAGAGGGTTTGTGTTTGAAGCATTGCTGGAAGCTATACAGTACATAGCTAAAAATGACATTACAGGCGAAAAGTACCAAGATTATTTAAAAATACCTGAAAATGGTAAGCGATTTTACGATGTTATTATTAGAAATGGGCAATTTGGAGATAGATTTTTGGATGTGGGCATCAATTATCAAGAACAACTAATTGAAAAAAACGTAAAATTTATACCAGAAGTTATGATTATTGAAGATTTGTCTAAATTTTATGGGCATAAAGAGTTAAATGCCAATGGTAGTGAGATTTTTACTTCAAAAAATCAACCAATTCAAGTGGGTTACTCAAACGATTTCGTAACTGTAAATAATGTGAAATTATCATTAAATCTTTAG
- a CDS encoding helix-turn-helix transcriptional regulator — translation MINNADFSKRLQKIIDYYGESASSFAEKIGVQRSSISHILSGRNKPSLEFVLKVLSSFPEVELYWLMNGKGTFPKSESNSKTEDQELKQDVQNLFSDSEKNKNSNISSSDLKKNISDPANGKTIDRIVIFYTDGSFSNFENS, via the coding sequence ATGATAAACAACGCAGATTTTTCTAAAAGACTTCAAAAAATCATTGATTATTACGGTGAAAGCGCGTCTTCTTTTGCCGAAAAAATTGGTGTACAGCGTTCTAGTATTTCTCATATTTTATCAGGACGAAACAAGCCCAGTTTAGAATTTGTTTTAAAAGTCCTCTCCTCTTTTCCCGAAGTAGAATTGTATTGGCTAATGAATGGAAAAGGTACATTTCCAAAATCTGAATCAAATTCTAAAACAGAAGACCAAGAATTAAAACAAGACGTTCAGAATCTGTTTTCTGATTCTGAAAAGAATAAAAATTCTAATATTAGTAGTTCTGACTTAAAAAAAAATATCTCAGATCCTGCAAATGGTAAAACAATTGATCGTATTGTTATTTTTTATACTGATGGAAGTTTTTCAAATTTTGAGAATTCGTAA
- a CDS encoding DNA topoisomerase IV — MKHSFLFLSFLILLSSCYNVERDCSDFKTGLFYSEVIIDEKIYTSTFARTDSLQVEFYDGKVDSTHIRWINDCEVVYKTINPKNMAERKDVHLKILKTTDSSYTFEYSYVGENLKQKGIAYKKKQ; from the coding sequence ATGAAGCACTCTTTTTTATTTCTATCTTTTCTCATATTATTATCCAGTTGCTATAACGTAGAACGAGATTGTAGCGATTTTAAGACTGGATTGTTCTACAGTGAAGTAATTATTGACGAAAAGATATACACCTCAACTTTTGCCAGAACAGATAGTTTGCAAGTTGAGTTTTATGATGGAAAAGTAGATAGTACACACATAAGATGGATTAATGACTGTGAGGTTGTTTATAAAACTATCAACCCAAAAAATATGGCTGAGCGTAAAGATGTACACTTGAAAATATTGAAGACAACTGATTCCTCTTATACTTTTGAGTACTCATACGTTGGTGAAAATTTAAAGCAAAAAGGAATAGCTTACAAGAAAAAACAATAA
- a CDS encoding TerC family protein, translating into MIEFFTSSDAIFALLTLTFLEIILGIDNIVFISIAANKLPEEQRGKVTNIGLILAMVQRIILLFFVSFLVGLSKPFHIIELDWMHLELSWQAIILFFGGLFLIYKSTSEIREKVETPKHDEDEVKGKVIKSLQQAIVQILIIDFIFSIDSILTAVGMTNGLSDNHNYNLVLMIIAVVISIIIMIVFANKIRRFIDNNPSIQILGLSFLILIGFMLITEAGHLSHTTFFGKTVGAIPKGYLYFAIAFSLFVEFLNQKVAKKK; encoded by the coding sequence ATGATAGAATTTTTCACCTCAAGTGATGCCATTTTTGCATTATTAACTTTGACATTTCTTGAAATAATTTTAGGAATTGATAATATTGTTTTTATTTCTATAGCTGCTAACAAGCTGCCAGAGGAACAACGTGGAAAGGTGACTAATATAGGATTAATACTTGCAATGGTGCAACGTATAATTTTACTGTTTTTTGTGTCGTTTTTAGTTGGGTTATCAAAACCATTTCACATCATCGAGCTAGATTGGATGCACTTAGAATTAAGCTGGCAAGCTATAATACTGTTTTTTGGAGGCTTATTTTTAATTTATAAATCTACTTCAGAGATTAGAGAAAAAGTAGAAACTCCAAAACATGATGAAGATGAAGTTAAAGGAAAAGTTATTAAATCACTACAACAAGCCATTGTGCAAATTTTGATTATTGATTTTATATTTTCTATAGATTCTATTTTGACAGCAGTAGGAATGACAAATGGTCTATCAGACAATCATAATTACAATTTAGTATTAATGATTATAGCTGTAGTAATCTCTATTATAATCATGATTGTTTTTGCCAATAAAATTAGACGCTTTATAGATAACAATCCAAGTATTCAAATCTTAGGATTATCGTTTTTAATTTTGATAGGTTTTATGCTTATTACAGAAGCTGGTCACTTGTCACACACGACGTTCTTTGGTAAGACTGTAGGTGCTATTCCTAAAGGTTACTTATATTTTGCAATAGCATTCTCATTATTTGTAGAGTTTTTGAATCAGAAGGTTGCTAAAAAGAAATAA
- a CDS encoding DNA gyrase/topoisomerase IV subunit A yields the protein MTEDNDDLTNDNIEHQEPQETITRITGMYKEWFLDYASYVILERAVPAIEDGFKPVQRRIMHSMKDLDDGRYNKVANIVGHTMQYHPHGDASIADAMVQIGQKDLLIDTQGNWGNILTGDRAAASRYIEARISKFGLDVVYNPKITEWQASYDGRRKEPVNLPVMFPLLLAQGGEGIAVGLSTKILPHNFIELIEASIKHLQGKRFTIVPDFPTGGVADFSNYNDGLRGGKVRVRAKISQVDKNTLAITEIPFGTTTSSLIDSILKANDKGKIKIKKIEDNTAAEVEILIHLPSGLSPDKTIDALFAFTSCESSISPLGCVIEDNKPLFIGVTEMLRRSTDNTVQLLKQELEIKLGELEEQWHFASLERIFIENRIYRDIEEEETWEGVINAIDKGLQPHIKHLKRAITVEDITRLTEIRIKRISKFDIDKAQQKIDALEDQIAEVKHHLANLIDYAIAYFTRLKKEYGKGRERKTEIRTFGDVDATKVVIRNTKLYVNREEGFIGTSLRRDEYVCDCSDIDDIIAFTADGKMMVTKVDSKTFIGKNIIHVAVFKKKDKRTIYNMIYRDGTKGASFVKRFAVTSITRDKEYDLTNGNKGSKLWYFSANPNGEAEVVTISLRQVGSIKKLKWDLDFADILIKGRASKGNVVTKYAIKSVELKEKGISTLKPRKIWFDDTVQRLNVDGRGELIGEFRGEDKLLIINQKGVAKTVTPEVTLHFDDDMIILEKWVPKKPISAIYFDGEKEKYFVKRFVVENENKEESFITDHPNSQLEIVSTDWKPVADIEFTKERGKDRRDNETINLEDFIAIKGITALGNQLTKHKVNQINLLDPIPYEAPEETPAEELEVVDEVTVTKDSDNPTEVKNGDESLPKKDEDDSDFGLDDKGQVTMF from the coding sequence ATGACAGAAGACAACGACGACCTAACTAACGACAATATAGAACACCAAGAACCACAAGAAACCATTACCAGAATTACTGGTATGTATAAAGAGTGGTTTTTAGATTACGCTTCTTATGTAATTTTAGAGCGTGCTGTACCAGCAATAGAAGATGGTTTTAAGCCTGTACAACGTCGTATCATGCATTCCATGAAAGATTTGGATGATGGACGGTACAATAAAGTAGCCAATATTGTAGGTCACACAATGCAATACCATCCGCATGGTGATGCCAGTATTGCAGACGCAATGGTACAAATTGGTCAGAAAGATTTACTGATTGATACCCAAGGAAACTGGGGAAATATCCTAACAGGAGATCGTGCAGCTGCATCACGTTATATTGAAGCTAGGATTTCAAAATTTGGATTAGATGTTGTTTATAATCCTAAAATTACAGAATGGCAAGCCTCTTATGATGGTAGACGCAAAGAGCCTGTCAATCTTCCTGTGATGTTTCCACTATTATTAGCACAAGGAGGAGAAGGAATTGCTGTAGGATTATCAACTAAAATATTACCACACAACTTTATAGAATTAATTGAGGCTTCTATTAAGCATCTTCAAGGGAAACGTTTTACGATTGTACCAGATTTTCCAACAGGAGGTGTTGCAGATTTTTCTAATTATAATGATGGATTACGCGGAGGAAAAGTACGTGTTCGTGCTAAAATTTCTCAGGTTGATAAAAATACATTAGCCATTACAGAAATTCCGTTTGGGACTACTACATCTTCGCTTATAGATTCAATTTTAAAAGCTAATGATAAAGGCAAAATAAAGATTAAAAAAATTGAAGATAATACTGCTGCTGAGGTAGAAATTCTAATTCATTTGCCTTCAGGTTTATCTCCAGATAAAACTATTGATGCCTTATTTGCTTTTACAAGTTGTGAAAGTTCTATTTCACCATTAGGCTGTGTCATTGAAGATAATAAACCCTTGTTTATTGGTGTCACAGAAATGTTACGTCGCTCTACAGACAATACGGTCCAGCTTTTAAAACAAGAGTTAGAAATTAAGCTAGGCGAGTTAGAAGAGCAGTGGCATTTTGCAAGTTTAGAACGTATTTTTATTGAAAACAGAATCTATCGCGATATCGAGGAAGAAGAAACTTGGGAAGGTGTCATTAATGCAATTGACAAAGGACTTCAACCACATATTAAACATTTAAAACGCGCTATTACTGTTGAAGATATTACACGTTTAACAGAAATTAGAATTAAGCGTATTTCTAAGTTTGATATCGATAAGGCACAACAAAAAATTGATGCTTTAGAAGACCAAATAGCAGAAGTAAAACATCATTTAGCAAATCTAATAGACTATGCCATAGCCTACTTTACTAGATTAAAAAAGGAGTATGGTAAAGGAAGAGAGCGTAAAACCGAAATTCGCACATTTGGAGACGTTGATGCAACCAAAGTAGTTATACGCAATACCAAATTATATGTTAATAGAGAAGAAGGATTTATTGGTACATCCTTGCGTCGTGACGAGTATGTATGCGATTGTAGTGATATAGATGATATTATTGCATTTACTGCAGACGGTAAAATGATGGTAACTAAAGTGGATAGCAAAACCTTTATTGGTAAAAATATTATTCATGTTGCTGTCTTTAAAAAGAAAGACAAGCGTACCATCTACAATATGATTTATCGTGATGGAACCAAAGGTGCATCATTTGTTAAGCGTTTTGCTGTAACCTCTATTACTAGAGATAAAGAATACGACTTGACCAATGGAAATAAAGGGTCTAAACTATGGTATTTCTCTGCAAATCCTAATGGTGAAGCAGAAGTTGTGACTATTAGTTTGCGTCAGGTTGGAAGCATTAAAAAATTAAAATGGGACTTAGATTTTGCAGATATCTTAATTAAAGGTCGAGCGTCCAAAGGTAATGTGGTTACTAAATACGCTATTAAATCTGTAGAATTAAAAGAAAAAGGTATTTCAACTTTAAAACCTCGAAAAATATGGTTTGATGATACGGTTCAGAGACTTAATGTTGATGGTAGAGGAGAATTGATTGGTGAATTTAGAGGTGAAGATAAGCTGTTGATAATCAATCAAAAAGGAGTTGCCAAAACAGTCACGCCAGAAGTGACTTTGCATTTTGATGATGATATGATTATTTTAGAAAAATGGGTGCCAAAAAAACCTATTTCTGCTATTTATTTTGATGGCGAAAAAGAAAAGTATTTTGTTAAGCGCTTTGTCGTTGAAAATGAAAATAAAGAAGAATCCTTTATTACAGATCATCCAAATTCGCAATTAGAAATTGTCTCTACAGACTGGAAGCCTGTTGCAGATATCGAATTTACTAAAGAAAGGGGAAAAGATAGACGTGACAATGAAACCATAAATTTAGAAGACTTTATCGCTATTAAAGGGATAACAGCTCTAGGTAATCAATTAACCAAGCATAAGGTAAATCAGATTAATCTTTTAGACCCAATTCCTTATGAAGCTCCAGAGGAAACTCCTGCAGAAGAGCTTGAGGTGGTAGATGAAGTCACAGTAACTAAGGATTCTGATAATCCAACAGAAGTTAAAAATGGTGATGAGTCATTACCGAAAAAAGATGAAGACGATTCAGATTTTGGATTAGACGATAAAGGTCAAGTTACCATGTTTTAA
- a CDS encoding DNA topoisomerase IV subunit B — MSEQTKYTEDNIRSLDWKEHIRMRPGMYIGKLGDGSSPDDGIYILLKEVLDNSIDEYVMGAGKTIEISIQGSKVIVRDYGRGIPLGKVVDVVSKMNTGGKYDSKAFKKSVGLNGVGTKAVNALSSYFRVESSRDGKSASADFEQGNLVDQEFLEETSRRKGTKVSFVPDDVIFKNYKYRNEYVVKMLKNYVYLNPGLTIVFNGEKYYSENGLKDLLAEKIAESDLLYPIIHLRGDDIEVAITHSKTQYSEEYNSFVNGQNTTQGGTHLNAFREGLVKTIRDFFGKQYDASDIRKSVVSAIAIKVMEPVFESQTKTKLGSTDMGGDLPTVRTYVTDFLKTHLDNYLHKNPDTAEKIQRKILQAERERKELSGIRKLAKDRAKKASLHNKKLRDCRIHFGDTKNERNLESTLFITEGDSASGSITKSRDVNTQAVFSLKGKPLNCYGLTKKIVYENEEFNLLQAALNIEESLEDLRYNNVVIATDADVDGMHIRLLLITFFLQFFPEVIKEGHLYILQTPLFRVRNKKETIYCYSEEERINAIEKLKPKPEITRFKGLGEISPDEFVHFIGEDIRLDPVMLDDNMSIEELLSFYMGKNTPTRQEFIIDNLKVELDLIEEEK; from the coding sequence ATGTCAGAACAAACAAAATATACCGAAGACAATATACGCTCGTTAGACTGGAAAGAACATATTAGAATGCGTCCAGGAATGTATATTGGTAAGCTTGGAGATGGATCGTCTCCAGACGACGGTATATATATTCTACTTAAAGAAGTACTAGACAACTCTATTGACGAGTATGTCATGGGAGCAGGTAAAACCATTGAGATATCCATACAAGGTAGCAAGGTGATTGTACGTGATTATGGACGTGGTATTCCGTTAGGAAAAGTTGTAGATGTCGTGTCCAAGATGAATACTGGTGGTAAGTACGACTCTAAAGCCTTCAAAAAGTCTGTAGGTCTAAATGGTGTAGGTACCAAAGCAGTAAATGCATTATCCTCTTATTTTAGAGTTGAATCGTCTAGAGATGGTAAAAGTGCTTCAGCAGATTTTGAGCAAGGTAACTTGGTCGATCAAGAATTTTTAGAAGAAACCAGTAGACGTAAAGGAACTAAAGTCTCTTTTGTTCCAGATGATGTCATATTTAAAAACTATAAGTACAGAAACGAGTATGTGGTTAAAATGCTTAAAAATTATGTGTACTTAAATCCAGGTTTAACCATAGTTTTTAACGGAGAAAAGTACTATAGCGAAAATGGTTTAAAAGATTTATTAGCAGAAAAGATTGCAGAATCCGATTTGCTCTATCCAATTATTCACCTTCGTGGTGATGATATTGAAGTCGCGATAACACACAGTAAAACACAGTATAGCGAAGAATATAACAGTTTTGTAAACGGTCAAAATACCACACAAGGTGGTACACACTTAAATGCGTTTAGAGAAGGTTTGGTTAAAACTATTCGTGACTTTTTTGGAAAGCAGTATGACGCATCAGATATACGTAAATCGGTTGTTAGTGCTATAGCTATTAAAGTAATGGAGCCTGTTTTTGAAAGTCAAACAAAGACCAAATTAGGATCTACAGACATGGGTGGCGACTTACCAACGGTACGTACTTATGTCACCGATTTTTTAAAAACACATTTAGATAATTACCTTCATAAAAATCCAGATACAGCAGAGAAAATTCAGCGTAAAATTTTACAAGCAGAACGTGAGCGTAAAGAATTATCTGGAATCCGTAAGCTGGCAAAGGACAGAGCAAAAAAAGCAAGTTTGCACAACAAAAAACTACGCGATTGTCGTATTCATTTTGGAGATACTAAAAACGAGCGTAATTTAGAAAGTACATTATTTATTACTGAGGGAGATTCGGCTTCCGGAAGTATTACCAAATCTAGAGATGTCAATACGCAAGCAGTTTTCAGTTTAAAAGGAAAACCGTTAAACTGTTATGGATTAACTAAAAAGATAGTGTATGAGAATGAGGAATTCAATTTACTACAAGCTGCATTAAACATAGAAGAATCTCTAGAGGACTTACGCTACAACAACGTAGTTATAGCAACAGATGCAGATGTCGATGGGATGCACATTCGGTTATTATTAATCACATTCTTTTTACAGTTTTTTCCTGAGGTAATAAAAGAAGGACATTTATATATACTGCAAACACCATTGTTTAGAGTGCGTAATAAAAAAGAAACCATTTATTGCTATTCTGAAGAAGAGCGCATCAATGCAATAGAAAAATTAAAACCAAAACCAGAAATCACACGATTTAAGGGTTTAGGTGAAATTAGTCCAGACGAGTTTGTACATTTTATAGGTGAAGATATTAGATTGGATCCAGTCATGTTAGACGATAATATGTCCATTGAAGAATTACTATCGTTTTACATGGGAAAAAACACACCAACCAGACAAGAGTTTATTATTGATAATCTAAAAGTAGAATTAGATTTAATTGAGGAGGAAAAATAA